A single genomic interval of Spinacia oleracea cultivar Varoflay chromosome 6, BTI_SOV_V1, whole genome shotgun sequence harbors:
- the LOC110799718 gene encoding uncharacterized protein: protein MENKPSEFEDLSSVQAVLVGALAPGVNAPTWTTLKMVFVMLGVSLILMLVLGFTSSDTGLILHVGLLVLITLTLFLLLTSFLEQTGLVTVEHQMQEMGLVPKDSKTSPKIE from the exons ATGGAAAATAAACCATCAGAATTCGAAGATCTATCATCAGTACAGGCAGTTTTAGTCGGCGCCTTAGCTCCTGGAGTCAAT GCTCCAACATGGACTACACTGAAAATGGTGTTTGTGATGCTGGGTGTTAGTCTGATTTTGATGCTTGTTTTGGGATTCACATCTAGCGACACTGGTTTGATTCTTCATGTTGGGCTCCTTGTTCTTATCACTCTTACCCTATTTTTATTGCTGACCAG TTTTCTCGAACAAACGGGTCTAGTTACAGTTGAACATCAAATGCAAGAAATGGGGTTGGTGCCTAAGGATAGCAAAACAAGCCCAAAGATCGAGTGA